Genomic window (Rossellomorea aquimaris):
TTTCCGGTGGGCCAGGTGGGATAGGTTTACAAACGACTCCCTATGAGGATGCGACGGTGATTCTTTATCAAAAAGAATTGCCTCCTTCTATGCCACTAAAAGAAAAAGAAGGTGTGTTGCTTCAGTTAAGAAGAAACACACCGGAGACCGATGAACGTTTGAAATCCCATCATTACCTGAACAATATGGCGGCTAAACGGGAAATTGGACCATCTCCTCAACGGGAAGGGATATTCCTTACAAAGGAAGGCAATCTCTGTGAAGGAATAACGTCCAATCTTTTCTGGGTTAAAGATGCAGAATTGTATACACCAGCTATAGAGACTGGGCTCTTAAACGGGATAACACGTCAGTTCATCCTTGCCCTGGCAGAACGAATGCAAATGCAGGTTCGGATAGGGTTGTTCGAGCAAGAGCGATTACTAGGAGCGGATGAAGTTTTTTTCACAAACTCTGTGCAGGAAATCATCCCGGTAAACAGAATTGACTCTATGAGTTTTCCGGGTCGCAACGGAGAGTACACCGGGCTGTTACATGAACGATACAGCGAATATACAGGAAACTTGAATTCAATAGAGGAATTATAGCAAGGGGAGTCGTGCAATGAAGTGCGGAAAACACGAACTTAATTTTTCAG
Coding sequences:
- the pabC gene encoding aminodeoxychorismate lyase, translating into MYLYLNGEIVHASEAVISPFDHGYLYGLGVFETFRTYDGHPFLLKDHLKRLSHGLKELNITADLDEEKIRYAITTLLDKNGLKDAYCRFNVSGGPGGIGLQTTPYEDATVILYQKELPPSMPLKEKEGVLLQLRRNTPETDERLKSHHYLNNMAAKREIGPSPQREGIFLTKEGNLCEGITSNLFWVKDAELYTPAIETGLLNGITRQFILALAERMQMQVRIGLFEQERLLGADEVFFTNSVQEIIPVNRIDSMSFPGRNGEYTGLLHERYSEYTGNLNSIEEL